In the Pecten maximus chromosome 5, xPecMax1.1, whole genome shotgun sequence genome, atcaacagtcgacatatgtcacgataacagtacgttatagggtaaatatcacgatcaacagtcgacatatgtcacgataacagtacgttatagggtaaatatcaCGATCAACAGTCGACATATGCCACGATAACAGTACGTTATAGGGTAAAATATCACGATCAACAGTCGACATATGTCACAGATAACAGTACgttatagggtaaatatcaCGATCAACAGTCGACAAATGTCACAGATAACAGTACGTTACATGAGATGTATAGGGTAAATATCACGATCAACAGTCGACATATGTCACCGATAACAGTACgttatagggtaaatatcaCGATCAACAGTCGACATATGTCACGAATAACAGTACGTTATAAGGTAAATATCACAATCAACAGTCGACATATGTCACGATAACAGTACgttatagggtaaatatcaCGATCAACAGTCGACATATGTCACAGATAACAGTACgttatagggtaaatatcaCGATCAACAGTCGACATATGTCACAGATAACAGTACgttatagggtaaatatcaCGATCAACAGTCGACCTATGTCAGAGATAACAGTACgttatagggtaaatatcaCGATCAACAGTCGATATATGTCACGATAACAGTACgttatagggtaaatatcaCGATCAACAGTTGACATATGTCACGATAACAGTACgttatagggtaaatatcaCGATCAACGGTCGACATATGTCACAGATAACAGTACgttatagggtaaatatcaCGATCAACAGTCGACATATGTCGGGATAACAGTACgttatagggtaaatatcacgatcaacagtcgacatatgtcacggataacagtacgttatagggtaaatatcacgatcaacagtcgacatatgtcacgataacagtacgttatagggtaaatatcaCGATCAACAGTTGACATATGTCACAGATAACAGTACGTTATAGGGTTAATATCACGATCAACAGTCGACATATGTCACGGATAACAGTACGTTAAAATTCTCCTTATCCTTCCATCCTCCTTATCCTCCCATCCTCCCATCCGCCCATCCTCCCATCCTCCTCATCCTCCCTTCCTCCCATCCTCCCATCCTCCTTATCCTCCCATCCTCCCATCCTCCCATCCTCCTCATCCTCCAATCCTCCAATACTCATTATCCTCCCATCCTCCTTACTCTCCTCATCCTCCCATCCCCCCATCCGCCCATCCTCCCATTCTCCTTATCCGCCCATCCTCCCATCCTCCCATCCTCTAATCCTCCTTATCCTCCTCATCCTCCCATCCTCCTCATCCTCCATTCCTCCTTATCCTCCCATCCTCCTCATCCTCCCATCCTCCCATCCTCCATCCTCCTTATCCTCCCATCCTCCCACCCTCCCATTCTCCTTATCCTTCCATCCTCCTTATCCTCCCAACCGCCCATCCTCCCATCCTCCTCATCCTCCCATCCTCCCATCCTCCTCATCCTCCCATCCTCCCATCCTCCCTTCCTCCCATCCTCCCATCCTCCCATCGCCCATCCTCCTCATCCTCCCATCCTCCTCATCCTCCATTCCTCCTTATCCTCCCATCCTCCCATCCTCCCATCCTCCCATCCTCCCATCCTCCTCATCCTCCCATCCTCCCATCCTCCCATCCTCCTTATCCTCCCATCCTCCCACCCTCCCATTCTTCTTATCCTTCCATCCTCCTTATCCTCCCAACCGCCCATCCTCCCATCCTCCTCATCCTCCCATCCTCCCATCCTCCCTTCCTCCCATCCTCCCATCCTCCCATCGCCCATCCTCCTCATCCTCCCATCCTCCCATCCTCCCATCCTCCTCATCCTCCATTCCTCCTTATCCTCCCATCCTCCCATCCTCCCATCCTCCCATCCTCCCCATCCTCCTCATCCTCACATCATCCCATCCTCCTCATCCTCCCATCCTCCCATCCGCCTCATCCTCCCATCCTCCCATCCTCCTAATCCTTCCATCCTCCCTTCCTCCCATCCTCCTCATCCTCCCATCCTCCCATCCTCCCATCCTCCTCATCCTCCCATCCTCCCATCCTCCCAACCTCCCGTCATCCCATCCTCCCATCCTCCTCATTCTCCCATCCTCCCATCCTCCTCATCCTCCCATCCTCCCATCCTCCTATCCTCCCATCCTCCTCATCCTCCCATCCTCCCATCCTCCCATCCTCCTCATCCTCCCATCCTCCTTATTCTCCCATCCTCCCATCCTCCTCATCCTCCCATCCTCCCCATCCTCCCGTCATCCCATCCTCCCATCCTCCTCATTCTCCCATCCTCCCATCCTCCTCATCCTCCCATCCTCCCATCTTCCTCATCCTCCCATCCTCCCATCCTCCCATCCTCCTCATCCTCCCATCCTCCTTATCCTCCCATCCTCCCATCCTCCTCATCCTCCATCCTCTAATACTCA is a window encoding:
- the LOC117326787 gene encoding splicing factor 3A subunit 2-like, which codes for MAALKSTYVTDNSTLKFSLSFHPPYPPILPSAHPPILLILPSSHPPILLILPSSHPPILLILQSSNTHYPPILLTLLILPSPHPPILPFSLSAHPPILPSSNPPYPPHPPILLILHSSLSSHPPHPPILPSSILLILPSSHPPILLILPSSLSSQPPILPSSSSSHPPILLILPSSHPPFLPSSHPPIAHPPHPPILLILHSSLSSHPPILPSSHPPILLILPSSHPPILLILPSSHPPILLILPSSLSSQPPILPSSSSSHPPILPSSHPPILPSPILLILPSSHPPILLILHSSLSSHPPILPSSHPPHPPHPHIIPSSSSSHPPIRLILPSSHPPNPSILPSSHPPHPPILPSSHPPHPPILPSSQPPVIPSSHPPHSPILPSSSSSHPPILLSSHPPHPPILPSSHPPHPPILLILPSSHPPHPPILPILPSSHPPILLILPSSHPPHPPILPSSSSSHPPILPSSSSSHPPYPPILPSSSSSIL